The nucleotide sequence GTTCCGATTTTTTTATTATCTAATTTTTGTTGTGTACTCGACTTTCGCCCCAGACCGCAGCGGCAGCCCCGAGAATTTGATGGCTATTTTTTACAGCCGATAGAGAGCGACCGGAGGAAGCTCCTCTAGTGGCTAGTAAAAAAAGCCAGCGAATGGAGGGCTATAGCGGAGTGCTGGAATTGGCGCATAAAAAAACCTTTGAAAATACAGTCTTGCGAATGAATTTAAAAAGGTCTTTTATTTATTTGAGGTAACTTTTAGCTATTTGCTTTTTGTACTAAGTCTAAAACTAAGGCCAATTGCTCTTCTCTTGTCATGTTTGAATTATCGATTTCGATAGCATCAGCAGCTTTTATAAGTGGCGAATTGTCTCTATGGGTATCAATATAATCTCTTTCGACCACATTATTGAATACTTCGTCATAACTCACGCTATCCCCTTTTGCGACCAGTTCGTCATAACGCCTTTGTGCTCTAGTGGCTGCACTTGCAGTCATATAAATTTTAAGTTCGGCATCTGGAAATACAACGGTACCAATGTCTCTACCATCCATTACTATTCCTTTGTTTTTGCCCATTTCCTGTTGCTGCTCGACTAGTTTTTGACGCACTTCGGCCAACTCGGCCACTTTGCTTACAAAACTAGAAACTTCGATGGAACGGATTTCTTTTTCAACATCTACATCATTAAGTATCATTACGGCAAATCCCAACTCAGGCTTAAACTGAAATTGCA is from Flavobacterium sp. NG2 and encodes:
- the cmk gene encoding (d)CMP kinase codes for the protein MSSKITIAIDGFSSTGKSTLAKQLASQLGYVYVDTGAMYRAITLFAMQNGYIADGFFDKESLRHSLPYIRLQFQFKPELGFAVMILNDVDVEKEIRSIEVSSFVSKVAELAEVRQKLVEQQQEMGKNKGIVMDGRDIGTVVFPDAELKIYMTASAATRAQRRYDELVAKGDSVSYDEVFNNVVERDYIDTHRDNSPLIKAADAIEIDNSNMTREEQLALVLDLVQKANS